Proteins encoded in a region of the Triplophysa rosa linkage group LG6, Trosa_1v2, whole genome shotgun sequence genome:
- the LOC130555539 gene encoding immunoglobulin superfamily DCC subclass member 3-like has translation MTTFTHLLLLCVTVAGVSGASELSFIKEPSDVIAVRDRPLMLDCQVEGEGPITITWRRNSVSIPLGVRALVSENGTLLIQNFQKRRGSDESDAGEYDCSAQNRYGLIISRKAHVQLASLPKFHTHPASVSVDEGGVARFHCAVSGVPEANISWERNGTAINNDDNRYTLLPNGILHITGVRQSDSGVYRCMAKNIANTRYSHEAQLSVTVAGNGLYKDPVILSGPQNLTLNVHQTAILECIATGNPRPIVSWSRQDGRSIGVEGIEVLGTGNLIISDVSLQHSGVYVCSANRPGTRMRRTAVGRLVVQAQMGSCLTLAAES, from the exons ATGACGACATTCACGCATCTGCTGCTCCTCTGCGTCACAGTCGCAG GTGTGAGCGGAGCTTCAGAATTATCCTTCATCAAAGAACCCAGTGATGTCATCGCTGTGAGGGACCGCCCCCTCATGCTAGACTGTCAGGTAGAAGGGGAGGGGCCTATCACGATCACCTGGAGACGGAACAGTGTATCTATACCTCTGGGAGTGCGAGCGCTCGTGTCGGAGAACGGCACGCTCTTGATTCAGAACTTTCAGAAGCGGCGGGGCAGCGACGAGAGCGACGCCGGCGAGTACGACTGCTCCGCACAGAACCGATACGGCTTGATCATCAGCCGCAAGGCACACGTACAGCTCGCAT ctctCCCAAAGTTTCACACACACCCGGCGTCTGTGAGTGTGGATGAAGGAGGTGTCGCTCGGTTTCACTGCGCTGTGAGTGGCGTTCCTGAAGCCAACATCAGCTGGGAGAGGAACGGAACGGCCATAAACAACGATGATAACAG GTACACACTTCTGCCCAATGGTATTCTTCACATCACAGGAGTGCGTCAGTCTGACAGCGGTGTGTATCGCTGTATGGCTAAAAACATCGCAAACACTCGCTACAGTCATGAAGCCCAGCTGTCTGTCACAG tggcAGGTAATGGTCTGTATAAGGATCCGGTCATTCTCTCTGGACCTCAGAATCTCACTCTGAATGTCCATCAGACGGCTATACTGGAGTGCATCGCCACCGGTAACCCTCGGCCCATCGTGTCCTGGAGCAGACAGG acgGGCGCTCTATAGGTGTGGAGGGCATCGAGGTGTTGGGCACAGGGAATCTCATCATCTCAGACGTGTCTCTACAGCATTCTGGAGTCTATGTGTGTTCTGCTAACCGACCCGGAACCAGAATGAGAAGAACTGCAGTGGGCCGACTGGTGGTgcaag CTCAAATGGGCTCGTGTTTGACGCTGGCGGCTGAAAGCTGA